The proteins below are encoded in one region of Belonocnema kinseyi isolate 2016_QV_RU_SX_M_011 chromosome 1, B_treatae_v1, whole genome shotgun sequence:
- the LOC117176832 gene encoding uncharacterized protein LOC117176832: MASDRFILESIKAYRLPFSNKPHQNKKPSEPLLAVEEKRKTQRAIELLIEKNAVSLCDSTEEEFLSPYFLRQKTDGSFDLDSRKFCIRLPQKNKESTRELVRSFQAKSKSKIRELAQLIGTLVAACPAIKYGWLYTKRLKREKYLALKSSNGNFNSSVILSDKAKEDLRWWLDNIKHSSNPIREEIYTKEIFTDASLTGWGAFCEGHKVHGWMDNTTGISYVNRMGDIQHPKLTQLSRVIWQWCERRQIWVHASYLRSEENVEADEQSRVVPSEREWELADWVFQEIKKKFGPMAIDLFASRNNAKCQKFVSWHRDPYSVGVDSFTMNWIVVAPLWPTQPWYPTFISLMVTEPVIFRPDISLLTCPYRDTHPLWATLSLVAGRLSGRRSEQEEQQTKLQR, translated from the exons ATGGCTTCGGACCGATTCATTTTAGAATCAATAAAAGCATATAGGTTGCCTTTTTCCAACAAACCGCACCAAAACAAAAAACCGTCCGAACCTCTCCTGGCAGTGGAAGAGAAACGCAAAACTCAAAGAGCAATTGAGTTGCTAATAGAGAAAAATGCAGTTTCTTTATGCGATTCCACTGAGGAGGAATTTTTATCTCCTTACTTTTTAAGGCAAAAAACTGATGGAA GTTTCGATTTAGACAGCAGAAAATTCTGTATCAGATTACCTCAAAAGAACAAAGAATCTACCAGAGAGTTAGTACGAAGTTTTCAGGCTAAAAGCAAATCGAAAATAAGGGAGCTAGCACAACTTATAGGCACTCTCGTCGCAGCATGTCCAGCAATAAAATATGGATGGCTGTATACTAAAAGGCTGAAAAGGGAAAAATATTTGGCACTTAAAAGCTCCAATGGAAATTTTAACTCGTCAGTGATACTCTCAGACAAGGCAAAAGAGGACCTCAGGTGGTGGCTCGATAATATAAAACATTCTAGTAATCCCATCAGAGAGGAAATCTACACGAAAGAAATATTTACTGATGCATCACTTACTGGATGGGGTGCTTTCTGTGAAGGTCATAAAGTCCACGGATG GATGGACAATACGACAGGAATCTCATACGTGAACAGAATGGGGGATATTCAGCACCCAAAACTCACACAGCTCAGTAGAGTCATATGGCAGTGGTGCGAGAGGCGACAGATTTGGGTTCACGCTTCGTATCTAAGGTCGGAAGAAAATGTAGAAGCCGATGAGCAATCAAGAGTCGTACCGAGTGAAAGAGAATGGGAGCTCGCAGACTGGGTATTCcaagaaatcaagaaaaaatttggtcCTATGGCAATAGACCTTTTTGCATCAAGGAATAATGCTAAGTGTCAAAAATTCGTATCGTGGCATAGGGACCCATACTCTGTTGGAGTAGATTCTTTCACAATGAATTGGATTGTAGTTGCGCCACTCTGGCCAACCCAACCCTGGTATCCAACCTTTATCTCTTTGATGGTAACCGAGCCCGTAATATTTAGACCTGATATAAGTCTTTTGACATGTCCTTACAGAGATACACACCCGCTGTGGGCGACACTTTCCCTGGTAGCGGGGCGATTATCAGGCAGGCGTTCAGAGCAAGAAGAGCAGCAGACGAAGCTGCAACGATGA